One region of Candidatus Saccharibacteria bacterium genomic DNA includes:
- the dnaA gene encoding chromosomal replication initiator protein DnaA: MECNVATIVDCDRLWQTVLGDIEISLSRANYMTWFKNTHLLSVDEGHAVVGVQNVFVKQQLEKKYREFITETLQKTDAGTVTVDFKIHTSSARKDTLDEPVVLGDARAAQVSHQQTPTARNFRPGSSLAHPYRQGVNEKYTFENFIVGSGNELAYAACQAVATDPGNKYNPLFLYGGAGIGKTHLIQAVGNAVLDRRPGSHVVYVSSEQFVQEFVDALRFKKNTDFADYYRGADVLIVDDVQFLAGKEKIQEEFFHTFNALHQANKQIIISSDKPPREIPTLEERLRSRFVWGMSIDMQNPDFETRCAIIQSKAEDKDTTLPHDVVEFLSSQFQTNIRELEGALNQVLAFCEMRGLAPNLAIVTGLLGSSKGRPKHLSARQIVERCAKYYQISLDDILSPKRDKDIVVPRQVAMYLLRSELHLSFPKIAHELGRKDHTTAIHSVDKIRKETDLDPAMRTIIADIKEHLYA; encoded by the coding sequence TTGGAGTGTAACGTGGCAACCATAGTAGATTGTGACCGGCTTTGGCAAACAGTGCTCGGCGACATAGAGATATCTCTTTCGCGCGCTAACTATATGACGTGGTTTAAAAATACCCATCTTCTTTCTGTAGACGAGGGGCATGCAGTGGTTGGCGTGCAGAATGTTTTCGTTAAACAGCAGCTTGAAAAAAAATATCGGGAGTTTATAACTGAAACATTACAAAAAACCGATGCTGGTACTGTGACGGTAGATTTTAAGATTCACACAAGCTCTGCCCGTAAAGACACGCTAGACGAGCCAGTTGTGCTCGGAGACGCCCGCGCGGCGCAAGTTTCGCACCAGCAGACACCCACGGCGCGCAATTTTCGCCCCGGTAGCTCCCTGGCTCACCCATACCGTCAAGGAGTCAATGAAAAGTATACTTTTGAAAACTTTATTGTTGGGTCTGGCAACGAACTTGCCTATGCTGCCTGTCAGGCGGTCGCCACCGACCCCGGCAACAAGTACAACCCGCTTTTTTTGTATGGCGGAGCTGGTATAGGAAAAACTCACCTTATACAGGCCGTTGGTAACGCGGTGCTCGACCGCCGACCCGGTTCTCATGTCGTGTATGTGTCAAGTGAGCAGTTCGTTCAGGAGTTTGTTGACGCGCTTCGTTTCAAAAAAAACACAGATTTTGCGGATTATTACCGCGGGGCTGATGTACTAATTGTTGACGATGTGCAGTTTTTGGCTGGCAAAGAGAAAATTCAGGAGGAGTTTTTCCATACCTTTAACGCTCTTCACCAAGCAAATAAACAAATCATTATTAGTAGTGACAAGCCACCGCGCGAAATCCCAACCTTAGAAGAACGCCTCCGTAGTCGGTTTGTTTGGGGTATGAGTATAGATATGCAAAACCCCGACTTCGAAACCCGTTGCGCCATTATCCAGTCAAAAGCTGAAGATAAAGACACTACCCTGCCTCATGATGTCGTTGAGTTTCTGTCCAGCCAGTTCCAAACAAACATCCGCGAGCTCGAGGGTGCGCTCAACCAGGTTTTGGCTTTTTGTGAAATGCGCGGTCTTGCACCAAACCTAGCGATTGTCACCGGGCTACTCGGTTCGTCAAAGGGACGGCCAAAACATCTCAGTGCTCGCCAAATTGTTGAGCGCTGTGCAAAGTATTACCAGATTTCACTCGACGATATTTTGAGCCCTAAGCGAGACAAGGATATTGTTGTCCCTAGACAGGTCGCAATGTATTTACTTCGGAGTGAGCTACACCTTAGTTTTCCTAAAATTGCTCATGAGCTCGGCCGCAAAGACCACACTACTGCCATTCATTCGGTCGATAAAATCAGGAAAGAAACCGACCTTGACCCCGCTATGAGAACTATTATTGCGGATATTAAGGAGCATTTATATGCATAA
- the recF gene encoding DNA replication and repair protein RecF (All proteins in this family for which functions are known are DNA-binding proteins that assist the filamentation of RecA onto DNA for the initiation of recombination or recombinational repair.) encodes MISSIRLQQFRSYLDTKFEFGDGVNVIVGSNGSGKTNLLEAVLVAARGGSYRVADADLIHFGKEWARLDALFDASHNRTIKLTPHGLTKKTYTIDDKQYTRLADNKKHPVVLFEPNHLLLLQGAPENRRNYLDDILEQTTPGYTSFRKNYKRVLAQRNALLKHRNAFAHDYFPWNLRLSELGAVIHRARSELTAELHTQIDQLYGELSKDKKRVTVEYSGQFAAGTYESQLLHALESNISREIDRGFTTHGPHREDFKVLFDGVPSTLTASRGEVRSATLALKILELQVLERVNGVKPLLLLDDVFSELDVTRRSALTTHLQHYQTLLTTTEADIVKDDVKKYTVISLEGARKR; translated from the coding sequence ATGATTTCGAGCATACGCCTGCAACAATTTCGGTCCTACCTAGACACAAAATTTGAATTTGGTGACGGGGTAAATGTTATTGTTGGGTCAAATGGCAGCGGCAAAACCAACCTACTTGAGGCGGTGCTTGTCGCTGCGCGCGGTGGCTCTTACCGCGTAGCAGACGCCGATCTAATCCATTTTGGAAAAGAATGGGCAAGGCTCGATGCCTTGTTTGACGCATCTCACAACCGAACTATAAAACTAACGCCACATGGTCTTACAAAAAAAACATACACCATTGACGACAAACAATACACTAGGCTGGCCGACAACAAAAAACACCCAGTCGTACTTTTCGAACCAAATCACCTCCTCTTACTACAAGGGGCACCAGAGAACCGCCGCAACTATCTTGATGATATTCTCGAGCAAACCACACCAGGCTATACTAGTTTTCGGAAAAACTACAAACGGGTGCTCGCTCAACGAAATGCGCTGCTGAAACATAGAAACGCATTTGCCCACGACTACTTTCCATGGAACCTACGCCTCAGCGAACTCGGCGCTGTTATTCACCGCGCCCGCAGCGAACTTACCGCGGAGCTTCATACACAAATAGACCAACTTTACGGCGAACTATCGAAAGATAAGAAGCGAGTAACAGTGGAGTATAGTGGTCAGTTTGCCGCCGGAACTTATGAATCACAACTGCTACATGCGCTAGAGTCCAATATATCAAGAGAGATAGACAGAGGGTTTACAACTCACGGGCCGCACCGAGAAGATTTCAAGGTTTTGTTTGATGGTGTCCCGTCCACCCTTACAGCCTCACGCGGCGAAGTTCGTAGCGCCACACTTGCCCTCAAAATACTTGAACTACAGGTACTGGAACGCGTTAACGGTGTGAAGCCACTCCTTCTCCTCGATGACGTGTTTAGTGAGCTAGACGTTACTCGCCGAAGCGCCCTAACAACACACCTCCAACACTACCAGACGCTCCTAACGACAACCGAAGCAGACATAGTTAAGGATGACGTTAAAAAGTACACTGTAATCTCACTTGAGGGGGCTAGAAAGCGTTAA
- the dnaN gene encoding DNA polymerase III subunit beta, whose amino-acid sequence MKLKVTQENLSKALGHVSRVANTRGTLPILANVLIAVEDNRLKLSTTNLDIAISSTIGAQIQTEGTTTVPARLFQELVSGLPNGVIELELDEQRLKISAEHYKSVINGVSSEEFPVMPAIDKGKTWSVPAPLMKAALQQVLFAASNDESRPVLTGVAVQTLEGVLYLATTDSYRLAEKRLSTIKEDVNLLIPASALHDVLRIITDQDEDITVTCDEQQVLFKVGDVELVARLIEGNYPDYRKLIPSTFSTTALIPRAELVNIVKVTSLFARESAGSVVMSVDEASQSVWIRAVASQLGENNATTSVKAEGSGSITLNSRYLLEALQAMTGKDVQIGFNGKVEAVLLSDPSQEDYKHIIMPLKS is encoded by the coding sequence ATGAAGCTAAAAGTAACCCAAGAAAACCTATCGAAAGCACTCGGGCACGTTTCACGTGTTGCCAATACTAGAGGGACATTACCAATTCTCGCAAATGTACTCATAGCAGTAGAAGATAATCGTCTAAAACTTTCAACAACCAATCTCGACATAGCAATCTCCAGTACAATTGGGGCTCAAATACAAACCGAAGGAACTACAACAGTTCCTGCTCGGCTTTTTCAAGAACTTGTCTCGGGTTTACCAAATGGTGTGATTGAACTGGAATTAGATGAGCAGAGACTGAAAATTTCAGCAGAACACTACAAGTCAGTTATAAATGGTGTTAGCTCCGAAGAGTTCCCGGTAATGCCAGCGATAGATAAAGGAAAAACCTGGAGTGTCCCTGCCCCGCTCATGAAAGCAGCGCTCCAACAGGTGCTTTTTGCAGCGTCCAACGACGAAAGCCGGCCGGTGCTAACAGGAGTTGCTGTGCAGACTTTAGAGGGTGTTCTGTACCTTGCAACAACGGACAGCTATCGTCTTGCGGAAAAACGGCTCAGTACTATTAAAGAGGACGTCAATCTTCTTATACCGGCTTCTGCGCTGCATGACGTACTTCGGATTATTACAGATCAAGACGAAGACATTACCGTCACCTGCGACGAGCAACAAGTTTTGTTTAAAGTTGGTGACGTGGAACTGGTAGCAAGGCTAATAGAAGGTAATTATCCCGACTACCGCAAACTTATTCCCTCGACATTCTCCACAACCGCGCTCATTCCGCGCGCAGAACTGGTGAATATTGTAAAAGTGACAAGTTTGTTTGCGCGCGAAAGTGCCGGAAGTGTTGTTATGAGTGTTGACGAGGCAAGTCAAAGTGTGTGGATTCGTGCCGTTGCTTCACAACTTGGTGAAAATAACGCCACAACATCGGTGAAGGCAGAAGGGTCTGGCTCAATCACACTCAATTCAAGGTACCTTCTTGAGGCGCTGCAAGCCATGACCGGAAAAGATGTGCAAATTGGTTTTAATGGTAAGGTTGAAGCGGTACTTCTTTCAGATCCTAGCCAAGAAGATTATAAACACATTATCATGCCCCTGAAGAGCTAG
- the rpmH gene encoding 50S ribosomal protein L34, with amino-acid sequence MPKRTYQPKKRHRAKVHGFMKRMATKAGRAVLQRRRIKGRTRLTH; translated from the coding sequence ATGCCAAAACGAACCTATCAGCCAAAAAAACGCCACCGCGCAAAAGTGCATGGCTTTATGAAGCGCATGGCAACCAAAGCCGGACGCGCCGTCTTGCAACGACGTCGTATCAAAGGCCGTACGCGGCTAACGCACTAG
- the rnpA gene encoding ribonuclease P protein component — translation MLASNHRFRGSRDIQRLYKHGAGSRTRLLGLRYRTETDQLFRAAVVVSKKVHKSAVVRNRIRRRLYELLRTDYGVHLKGVELLITVFDASLATMSAKSLKRELANLLSKAQASGRPKTNRGIVEDKGE, via the coding sequence GTGCTTGCTAGTAATCATCGCTTTCGAGGCAGCCGGGATATCCAACGGCTGTATAAACATGGAGCGGGCTCCCGAACAAGACTACTCGGGTTGCGCTACCGCACCGAGACCGACCAGTTATTTCGTGCTGCTGTAGTTGTTAGCAAAAAAGTGCATAAATCTGCCGTTGTACGCAACCGCATTCGCCGCCGTCTTTACGAGCTGCTTCGCACGGATTACGGCGTACACCTCAAAGGAGTCGAGCTACTTATAACAGTGTTTGACGCGTCGCTTGCCACCATGTCAGCAAAGTCTCTCAAGCGCGAGTTAGCCAATTTGTTGTCAAAAGCGCAAGCTAGTGGTCGACCGAAGACGAATCGTGGTATAGTAGAAGACAAAGGGGAGTAA